The Tachyglossus aculeatus isolate mTacAcu1 chromosome X5, mTacAcu1.pri, whole genome shotgun sequence genomic sequence TTCCATATTTGATTTTCTTCTCTGAATGAAGTGGACTTTTCTGGATCTATGCCCCTTTATTTTGAGTTTTTTCCATAGAAATAACTCGAAGAACTTTTTTTTTCATATTAACCAATGTCACTACAATTTGAAATTCATTCTGTGTAGTTTCACCTTTTACATTGTGTTGATTCCACTATAGTGGGGCAGAGCATTGACCACATGAGAAATTCCACTATCAGGTGAGAGCAAATGGTCCATCCAATGGTGGAATTAAAGGATGTTCTGCCTGAGTGCttatatatgcagagcattgtgctaagtgcttgggagagaacagtacgacACAGTCAGTACATACATTCCccgacaacaagtttacagtctagatggagaaactgacattaaaaaaaattatggatgtgtatataaATGTCGTGGGGCTGAATGTGAGGTGAATAACAAGTGTGATGACATCAATCCAAGCAGGCTGGACCATTTCACTTTCCTAACTTTTCCCCCTCTATCACCCCAGCTTTCCCTTCAGTAATTTAGGATGGAACGCTATCTTGAGAATTAATCGTAATCTCTTctgaacctactgatatttttggTTGATATAACTTCCTGTGGTAGCAAATGCACTGTGTGGAAAAAGTCCTTCAGTCTGGGTGTTTTAAACCTTCTACCTTTGTGCTTTTAATGGATGTTCCAGTCTTTGTAGTGCtggatttcaatcagtggtatttattgagtgatcactggctgcagagcactgttctaagctcttgggagagtgtaatagagctggtagatgtcaTCCCAGCCTTTGAGAAACTGACACTCCAGAGAATTTGTTTACTTGACAGTGTCCACATCCTTCATGATTTTGTGAACTCCAATCATGTTCCCTCTCAGCCTCTACTTTTTCCACTACAAAATCTCAACCGTTTTCGTTCGTCCTCAAATGGAAGCAGTTTCTTATTCCTGATCATTTTGGTTTCTCCTCTCTGGGCCATCACCAGCCCAATAGTGTCCTTCCTAAGATGCTGCTATCGGAACTCCTTGTGACTTTACCATTCCCTAGCCCAAGGAGTGcgctcagtatttttttttatggtatttaagtgcttactatgtgccaggcactctactagaagctgggggggttacaagttaatcaggttggataaggtccttgtcccacatggaactccctcacttaatccccattttacagatgaggtaaccgaggcacagaaaagtgaattgatttgcccaagagtcacccagcagacaagtggcggagccgggattagaacaacatccttctgactttgaaatccaagtgcaagggtgacagtagggagcgggagaagaggaaatgagggcttagtcagggaaggccccttggaggagatgggccttcaataaggcattgaagttgggggagagtcattgtcagatgtgaagagggagggagttacaggccagaggcaggctgtgggggagagatcagcgtgagatagatgagagggagggacagtgagtaggctggcatttaaaggagcagagtgtacaggctggattgtaggaggaagtcagggaggtaaggtggaagggggaaagatgattgctttaaagcctaagTTTAGGGGTCAGATTCAGAAtatttctcttctgcctcccccattaaagtgtaaactccttgtaggcgggGAGCATATCTTGGGCTTCCATTTAACTTCCCAACCTCTCAGCACTATTTACATTCAGCAGATCTGATTTGATTCCATTGATTTGATTGTTGATGGTAGAGAATTGGGTCATTCCTGCTAACCCTGTGGTTCAGGCTGAGTAACCACCGTTGGAGTATgttattgtcctaagcacttatagacagtaaacactcaataaatacctttgattgaataGCCAGGTGATGAGGAAcatcatatttactactccattttattaatgatgtgcgtataactataattttatttattctaacggttttgacacctgcctacatgttttgttttgttgtctgtctcccccttctagactgtgagccagttgttgggtagggaccgtctctatatgttgctgacttgtacttcccaagcgcttagtacagtgctctgcacacagtaagcgctcaataaatacgattgaatgaatgaatgaatgaggaagtgaTACTGACTTCCTGGGCACTTTCATTGGAACCAATTTCTCCCATGAACTTGGGCCCACGTTCCAAAGTCAGAGGAAAAGAAACAAACTACGGCTTCTGTTATGAATAAGAGCACACACCCCTTCCCCATGAAACTGTTAGCCTTTCAGAAAACAATTGCTTTTCCTCTTAATGAGCCAGACTTCAAACACCTCCCATCAGGCTAGCAACTGGTGGTTGCCAAGAGCGGCTGATTTCAGGAAGAGTTGTTTTAGAAATCCGTCTCCTGCAGGACCCCAAACACTCTAGAACTTTGAAATCGAACTGAATGGAAATAACCAGGGGAAAAACTGACCTTGGAGGCTCAAATCCTAACCCAAACATGGGAAACCAGATGTCTTCTGATGGGCCTCTGGACCTCCATAAGACCGCCAAAGGGTTCCAGGGTATTTGACGTGCCTTCCGATAACTAAATCGCTGTCAGAGTTTTCTCTTGCAGCACATTACACAGGTTTCCAAATAAGTCTGTCCCAACCCTTTATAAGTCATAGGCTATTCGTTGTCTTTGACTCCTCAGATGTGAATAGGATTGTTAATAGTCTCTAAATTAGCCAGCCTGCCAATACTTGGCTGTCTGCTTCTTGGAAGAAGACCTTACAGCGGGAATAGCTCATTCAAATAACCCTAGGTTACTTTGGAAAAACTTCTGTTGGCTTCTGCTCCATCTTCCTATAGAGGAAATAAAGTAATGTATTTGCTGAGCAATAATATCTGGAATTTGTATAGTGCTGTTGTTTTTCCAAAGGGCTCTTATATCAATGATCTTCAGTTTATTCTCACAACACACCTGTGTAGCGAGAGGTGTgcattaccccattttacagctgaggaagctgcATAGTCATGGTTCACCCGAAGTCACTAAGCAGGTTGGGGGCAGAATTGGTAGAAGAACCCAGATTGCCTGACTCCTAAGTATGCACACATTTTCCATTAGACTATATTGGCTACCGGGAGCATAGAGTTTTAAAGACAGAATGATGGAAACTTGCAGTTTTTCATACGAGCATGGGCTGAGAATATTTTTTAGcccatatttatttctattgctgTTCTTTTAGCAGAAGGGTGGTATTTTTCAACTTAAAATCCCGTCAATCAATTAGAGCTGACCAAAGAATAGGTCCTTCGGTTCTTGTGATCCAGTCTCCCTTTTGAAGTTCTCTTCAAAAGATTGCCTGGGCAATCATAATCACTTCTATTTCGGGAAGGCCTCACTTAGTCTTTAATTTCCTTACAAAGCAGTGTTTCTGTGACAGCTAGATGAAGGAGTTCTAGTTaaaggaaccaaggcccagatgaGCTAAGTGATTTAGCAAGGTCATATTTGGGGAGTTTAGGGGGGAAAGAATGCTCATATAGGGGCGGGCAAAAAGAATGCTCATTCCTCGGGTGTGACCGATGAAAATGTTACTGGGTTTATTGTCAAGGGTGCCCCTTTCTGCACCTTCTCCCCCCCAGGGCAGGGGGGTGCTTTTGGGTGGGTCTTACAGTCTCCCATATAGTGGCCTTCTCCCAGCAAGGTTTAAACTGCAAGTCCAGGAAGCTGGCTGGGAACCAGGTCCACCAGCCTGTACCACCCACACGGAACAACTGGgaatgctcctctagactgtaatcccattgtggacagggaatgtggctctttatttttgttttgtactctcccaagtgctagtacagtgctctgcacaaagtaagtgctcaataagtaagattgactgactggcttctGGGCCACACCACATTTGACCTGATTATGTCAAATGATTATGTGAAATGATTATTACTGATtatgtcacagtcttttagactgtgagcccactattgggtagggactgtctctatatgttgccaatttgtacttcccaagcgcttagtacagtgttctgcacatagtaagtgctcaataaatacgattgatgatgatgattatgtccaGTTGGAAggctcttgtctactgtgtgaccttgggtaagtcacttcacttctctgtgccctggttatctcatctgtaaaacagggattgagactgtgagccccacacgggacagggactgtgtcgtgctgagtacagtgcctggcacatagtaagcgcatgacaaataccataattatgattattaaggctCCAGGAGGCAGCTAGCTCTCCGGTGGCCAGTGAAATCTGCACAGCTGCCTTGCATACTTCGCCACGGGAAGTCTGGTTAGGGATGTGatgggagaaaaataaaaatggcatAGAGTTCGAAGAACTCCCTATCTGGGGAACACAGACAGATGTTTCTTAAAAAGAAGAGATTGGTTTGACTGCTGggttctgcattgcctatgtagTGGACTTCCTAGAAAAGCATAAGGTCAGATGGGGTCTCATTCTGGGTCCTCAAGGAAAGTTTGCCAGAAGAATGGCCCAAGAACCAGCCCCATTTTTCTACAACAGGTTTAGCTCTGGGACGTGTATTTTATGTCGTGGAAATATGTAAATCAGAGATTTTTAGTACATATGAAAAGGCAGGCTTGTGAACAAAAAGAAAGGCCAGATGTAGATGCTCAAttaaaagcagaatggcctagtggaaagagcctaggagtcagaggacctgggttctaattctgactctgccacctgtctgctgtgggaccttgggcaagtcacttaacttctctgtacctcagttccttcatctataaaatgggattaagagtgtgagccccacgtggggcggggactgtgtccaacctgattaacttgtttctaccccagcgcttgatatagggcctggcccatagtaagtgcttaacaaatgccattaacaaaaaaagaagaagaagaggagtgaATTGGGTTAGACGGACCCAGGGAAGGAAAGCCGAAAGAAAATACattggagagaaaagaaaagaacgtTTTTAATTATAGGGTTAAAATACAGCAGATTGACAGTGACAGTGGCAAGtgaactggaagagaggaaatggaagaaaatTAAAACAATCCCACAGACTCTCGAACCAGGCCCGTTTTCTATGAGTTCTTGCTTTACCTTTCCTGTGCAGACCAGCCTGATGGGTTTCCCTGAAACTCTCCTTCTCCACGTCAGTTCATGTACTCACCGCAGTGttgagtgcagggctctgcacacagtaggcactcaacaaattctaTCGAATGGCTAGTTGACGTAGCTCCTGTCCAGCAAATGAGTTGCTGTCAGAAAGGCCTAGGCTTCAGATACAAGCGAGGTAACTTCTTCGGGCTTAGCAGCGGTAACCCAGCAGGTCAGAGTCAAAACACTTGACCAAATTGGGAGTTTCTGCAGGAACCCGTCGAGTaagtgaaaggaaaaaaagaagagacGGCAGCAGGAGAGGCAGAATTGACAAACAAACCAAGGTAGAAATAAGAGCCCGTGCGGTGGCCCCAGAGCTGGGACGACAGCTACGTCCTTCCCCCGTCCAGCTTCCTCACACCCGCGGTTCCTCGTGGGGGACATTCCGGTCCCAGAGATGGCAGCCCACCATCTCCTGGTCAAGGTGCCGCAGCAGGGAACACAACCCGACCTCATCTGTCCTTACGTCAGTTTTACTGATTCCCGGACCCGGTCGTCTGCCTCCTCCTAACCTGAGGGAAGTGAAACAGTTCCCAGGATGGTCGGAGACTTCCTGGTTCAGTACCTTACCTAAGTGGAGAAACGTCAGCCCCTGGGGACCAGAGCGGTAATTTCCTTACTAcccctccgccccttcctctGACAGGCTGCTCCAAGCCCACAGCCATTCCAACTTTCTCTCTGTGAAATAGAGAGGCCACCAAACCTGACAGACCATAATTGATCTCCAAACGCGATCCCCTTACCCCCAtcacttcctcccccaccccacatctgCCCCACAGCACGAATTTGGGAGataaagcactttaaaaaacaaTGGAAAGCCTCGTATCAATTTGTGTTCTGCATGAACTGAGCTGAAACCCCTTCACCACCAGAACACAGTTGttcttttggtttttgtttttgcagTAGAGGCTACACCCTAATGTCCGGGAGCACTGATCACTGTCTTTGGATTAAAGCGGAAAACCTACAAGCCCCGCTTACTTAATACAGGAGCCCGGGTCCGCTTTAGGGGGCCCGAGCGTCCCATAGGCTAGGTGGACTTGGCCTCAGTTTTACATCTGTCATGGACTCCTTTCACCGTATAAAATGGCTTGGGCCCAGCTTGGAGGTATGCTACTGGCGGGGTTATTAAGTAAGCTAGGGGCTGTGCTAGACACTCTCGAGGGTGCCAGATCACCACGGCAAACAACTCATCGCAAGCAAAGTGGGCGCGGAGCCGCGGCCGGCTCCGACGTCTACTCTTCCACGACAGCGGGCTTCCACACCTGGGCCGTGACGCCACCCCTCTTGGCTGAGAACTTGGGCCTCGGAGCCACGAAGTAAGAGGCCGTGGCCGACtcttgcttgggagaggaggggccGCCCACGGGCCCGGGGGAGGCGCTGGCCGGACTGACCGCCTCCGGGTGGAAGGGAGGCTGGGACCCGTAGGCCGGCACGGAGTACACTGACGAGACCCGGTAGGTGACGGGCGAGCCGGCGTCGGCCGGCCGCGGCGGGAGGCCCTGCTTGGCGCCGGGCGGAGGGTCGAGCTTGGCCGGCGGCTTCGCGGCCGGGCCGTCCTTCGCCCCGGGCGGTTGGAAGGTGAACAGAGAGGCGTTGAGCTGATAGGGCTGGTGTTTCATGACCTCCAAGGCGTTGAGGGGTTTCTTGGCCTTTTTGGGTGTCGCCTTGGAGGCCGCCGGGGCCTGGGACTTGATGGCGGCCAGCGGGTAGGAAGGCGAGTAGATGGGGTTGTAGGCGACGGGCGGAGGAGCTCTAACGTTGGAGGAGTATTTCCAGGAAGCTGGCAAAGACGGCGTGGGGGAGGGAGCTCGGGCCCTGTGGGCCTGCACGGTTTCCGAGTCCACCACGTACTTCTCCATCCGCGACTGCCTTTTGGCGAACAGCTGGGCTCCCTTCCCACTCATGCCGGGCAGCTGAGCGGCCAGCCCTACCTGGGCGGCGCTCCCGGCCGCCGGCGAAGGGGTCGTCTTGGGAGGGTTGTTCTGACCGGCCACCGCGGCCTGAGGCCCCCGGAAGGGACCGGTTACGTTGAGGGTACTCGGGGGCCGGTACGGGGGGTGGGCGACTTTGACGGGGGATGTCGCCGGGCCTTGGgccgggggggcggcggggaagaCGGGAGGCTGGCCGGACGGTGCCGCCGAAGGGGCCCAGACCGGCGACGCGGGCGCTCCGGGCTGGGACGGGGATGCTTTGGCCGAGGGCTTCGGAGCGACGGGAGGGGGGGTCTTCTGTTTGGAGGCGTGAGTCTGCATGAAGTTGCAGGCCTCGGCCCCCAGGCTGAGGTAGTCTTCCTCGGGCCCAGACTCAAAGCCGGCCCCGGGGCCCCGTTTGCCCTCCACGTTCTGGACGAGGGACAAGAGTTCCGGGTTGGGGCTGACTTTGGGGGGGTCCTTGAAGGTGAACATGGGCTTGGTGCCGCTCCTCCGCTTGGCCTCCTGCAGGATTCCGGTCCTCTTAGCCGGCACGGCGATGCGCTCGTCCCGGGAGGCGATCCGCTCGGACGGCTCGTAGGGGGTCCACGGGGCCGGGGCTGTCCACGAGGCTGGCGGAGCGGGGCCGGCTCCGGGGCTCCACGCTCCCGTGGGGAAGGTGtcggggggcggggtgatggccgagtaggggggaggggcggggaagtCGGACAGGGGGCTCGCCACGCTTCTCGTCGGGGAGAACGGGGCGGCGGCAGCCCGGCCCGCAGATCCCGGGAAAGGCTTGGCGGTCCTGTTGGAAGctgcccctctctgggcctcggcggcCCCAGCGAAGCCATTGTGCTGCACGGTCTGGCTGGGGCCGCGGCTCAGCTCCACCGAACTCTTGCTCGTGAAACTCTGGCTCCGGGTCACCTCTTCTTCCGTCCTCTGGTACGAAGTCACCGTCCTCGTGGCTTCCGAGCGGGCCGCCTCCCTCTCCTTGCCCGGCCTCGGGCCCTCTTGCTCGGCGGTGATCTgatccatcctctccctcctcttggcAAACATGACCGCCCCCTTGCCCGTGCTGTCCGGCAGCGTCTGCATGTCGCCTCCGCTCTTCAGCTTCTTTTCAATATCCCCCAAGCCGGAATCCCAGTCGAAGGTCACGATCTGAGCCTCGTTGTCAGTGTCAGAAGGTAATTCTTCATCGACCTCCGATTCGCTCGTCCCCAGGAACGTCACCTCGAAGGCCTCGGCCCCGGCGTCgccttcctcctcgtcctcctccctctcGAGCTCCCCGGTGCCGTAGCTGACGAGGGTGTATTTCCTGGCCCTCTGCCGGCGCTTCTTAAACATCAACACTCCCTTGGAGTTGGGGTTGGGGGCCGCCGTGAGCAGAAGGGCTATGCTTTTGCATTTAGACTTGGCCTCTTTCACCTGCTTCTCCGACTGGCTTTCACTCCTCCGGAGCcctagggagaagagggaaatcaCATTGAGACGACCGCattctggagggaggggagcccaGGAAGACCAATAGCTACCCGCGGTTCAGATTTCCCAGGGTGCCCATCCTGAATCCCGGAACCTTTCCTCACACAAGCATCCCAGGAGAAAGGAGCGTGATGAATCCTTTCCTAGACGGGCAATTGGGGACCTAATTTTTAGAAAGGCCTCAAACGATTTTACCGACCATCCTATTGCCTTCTCCTACCCCCTGCCCTCCGACGAATGGTATTCTGTAAGACTGCTAAACTCTCTAACATCCATACGACAGAGCATATTGTGCTCATGGGTACGGAAGGGTAAAGAAATATCTGGGAATGACAAATCACCTGGGAAATGGCAATCCTAGTAAAAGAGAGGCAGCAGGGGTTTCCTACTCCGTCTCTGACTTTcactgggagctccatgttgggcaggggttgTACCCAACCAGGTGAacttgcattagagaagcagcatggcttagtggaaggaacacgggctcgggagtcagaggtcgtgggttccgatcccggctccgccacttgtcagctgtgtgacctcgggcaatgcacttaacttctctgtgcctcgcttccctcctctgtaaagcctgatcaccttgtatctaccccagtgcttagaacagtgcgtggcacatagtaagcgcttaagaaataccaaatttattattattatctaccccaaatgcttagactagtgcttggcgcatagtaggcccttaacaaataccattaaaaaaaaaaaaaaggcttagcAGAGATCTGGACTCCCTGCATCTGACTGCTCGATACTTCCCAAATTATCCTTGTCCTGCCAGCCTCCATcacctcccattttcctcctcttgcCCATTCCCGACGCCACAGGCACCACTGAGGGTTGCTCTCTGGGTTTCTCCTGCCATCTGCAGGCACAGCTTCATCAATCTTCAATCCACAGACGAAGACTCATGCAATCAAAACTCTATATACAGATAAATTTATATTACAGTGAACCTCCAGTGTCTTTGGGTCTTAGCCTCCACAATAGAAATGAAAATCGGGTTTCATTGTTAAAATCGGCCCCACGGTAAGGTATCGCCTCGAATTTTCAGAAAACTCAACCAAGGCACACATCCTTCACATTCATTCAGAAATAAGGCTTACTAAGGAAAATGTAGAGTGCTATTTCCAGAGATGTTCCAAAGGGAAAGCGGTAAAGTAAGTTTTAGTGGCCTAAATATAGGTAGAATTTAGAATTTGGTGGTATCAAGACTACCTCAGTGATTTTACCTATCGATCGATGGTAAATGAAAATTTAATTACTGCATGGCATtaggtgggaaaggaatgtgtttgGCAGTGTTTGTCATTTGGAAGTGATCTATATCAATGCATTCTACAAGAAAAGATGGCTTGAAACATTTGAAGACAAAAAGACCCCCAAACCCTTAAGAAATAAAAAAAGGGGTACATGACCTgtaatgatggatggatggatggatgctacCTAGTTTGGGTCAGCCTTTAATTACGTTATAATATCTAGAAATCAACAGGGAACTTTATAATAAGAAGCTTTCTTTTGCAAGCTGATGTCATTAGAGATGAACCATCAGTGGCAAAATATGATTCGGTGGCAAAGTGAGTCATAATCTTCCCAAATAGATCATTATTTTAGAGTTAAGTTTTCATTTTCCAGGAGTGTAAACGCTTAAATGAGAGGGATAAACTGTGGAGTTTTTTTAATGCACTTTTAAAATTTCACAAAACAATGCATTTATTTCAAACAAGCTTCAATTTCAAAAGAATCCCTTCAGAgctgattgatttcacttctgaAAATCAATTCTGACACTTTTGGCTGCAAAGCGCACTTCTGCCAGAACCTAATGTTTAAATTGAAAGCAATTATAATGCCACATTGGAACATTATCCCACTAACTTGTTTGATACCGCTAAATACTGAAGATTGTTGGGCTAGTGGTATTTACCAACAGCCAACGTTTTATAAGTCAGAGTAACAACTGCAACTCTCAAGTCTTCGGTGACATACCGCAAAATATAACTCTGCTTTTATGTTCCGGTTTGCTATGACAGGTGTTTGAATTGCCTACTGTCATTTAAAATGCGCAGTTTATTCCACTTGCCAATAAGGATACATTTGAGTACCCTAAAAAAGGTGGAATGAGCAAAAGATATTTAGAGTTGTTCCACCAGTCCATAAGGAATAACTCATTGCAATAACTTGTCATTGCGTACGTTCGAGTATCTTTGCCACGTAGCAGTAAGTGCCCAACCAAGATTCCTAAAATTGTTAAGAAAGCAAGCAACctatataaataaaacaaaaacacactCGCCACAAAATGGTCTCCtgtcacctccctgcctctttctccctttctttcccctccctacctGCCAGCCAGGCAAAACCGGTTCAAAAAACCACCTTTAGCATTTTTCATTTCCAATCATTTAAATGCCCAGGCGAACGGGAGGCTGATCCCCTCTGTcgagaggaggaagaaacagtAAGTTCATTTTACAGTCGGGCAAAGATGTCCCAAACTTACGGGATCATGTAACTCGTCAGCGTTACACATGCTGGTGTCCGTCAAACGGACTTCTGCAAGCATCATCAAGCTTCGCAACTCTTATCTTTGTTCAATTCCGGTCTGACCGTATTACCCGTATCGTCGCCTGAAGTTTCAGCGACCCGGCTCCGCTGCAGAGCAAACCGTTTTCGGCATGTAAAGTCAAACGAAGCTCACCCTGATCTCAGCCAACGCGGTGTTATCTTAATGAGCCTCCGTAGTGAAAATCAAAAGCCCAGCATATTGAACCTCTCCCCAGACACCCAGTTGCCtatcggaggcacagagagagagagagttaaacGTTTTCCCTCCCAATAATATACGGCCCCAACCTTATAGCTCCAGAAACCAGCAGTGGTTGGCCCCGGACTGTTGTAAGATCGTTACGTCAGAGAaatgctgggaagcagaggggacaagTTGTCATGCTTGAGAAGAATTCCCCCTAAAAAATGAGCCCTGCAGGAGGGGTAATGGCAAAAAGCCTTGCAAGCTCTTAGCCGCTCCGAACAGCCCGAGCCGGTAGCTACTTACTCGCATGCCTCGCCCTGTGCTTGTGCGGTCTGGTGTGATTCCTTTCAGAGTGGAGATCTTCTCCCTGCTCTGTGCCTTCTGATGAGACTGCAAAGGAGACCAGGGAAGGAGGTGCTTCTGACTGGCCCCCTTCCACTTGAGAATCAACACTCCCCTTTCCTGCTTGGGATCTGGTCCCTTCCGCCTTCTCCCTGGCAGAGCAGTCCAGGATCACCTCCACCCTAGAGAAGCGCGGTGCCTCCGCTTCAGCCCCCTGGATCCCCTGAAACTCCTTGCCACCGGCAATCTGGATGACTCGGCCGGACCACTGGGGAGGGCCTTCTCTTTCACCCCGGGGACTCGCAGGGATCTTGGCGCCGGCTCCCTGCTGCAAGATGGGGTCAGAGGCGGGAGAGTTCCGTGTCTCGGCGCCCGGGAGAATCCCGGCAGCGCCGGTGCCCTCGGGCCCGTCACGTGAGAGGGACAACTGCAGCTCCACTACAGCACCTGGCCTTCCCTCTTCGGCCTTATCCGACAAGAGCCCCTGCGGCGGGTCGGTCACTCGGGGCGCGATCCGGAAGCTCTGAACTATTTCTTTTTCTTGCTGCGGGCCCCCGGAGGGATCTCCGCTCTGCACCTGGGTGATGAGCAGCTCTTTGTAAAGGGTCTGGGGCGCCGGTCGGATCTGCAGGGTGCTGCTCTTCAGGCAGACCTCGCTTCGGAGCCTGTCGGGATTCCCGCTTTCCGCTTCGGCGCCCGAGGTCTCGTCGTCGGCGCTGGAGGGCCTGTTCGCAAAAATAGTTCCCGATGGTTAAATGGGACTTTCCTGTCGTTTTCACGTTTTCCGATAAATCTGGGCAGTGGCCTAGGGACTGTAACATATCGCCCTACATTCCAGCTGttgcatttttatttatttttttaaaacaattGAAACCCCTGGCAACTTGTCTCCTGgagtccactagactgtaagctccttgagggcagggatcatctttagcaactctgttgcatcccctgagcatttagtatcgtattctgcccacagtaagcgtgtgTTTGAAAAGGTTTTTCC encodes the following:
- the SYNPO2 gene encoding synaptopodin-2, with the protein product MGTLGRVGPGGYLCLSMSGGAPWGFRLQGGQDQQRTLQVAKIRSKSKASGAGLREGDEVIAINGNPCTELTYPQVIELMESITDSLQMLIKRPSSADDETSGAEAESGNPDRLRSEVCLKSSTLQIRPAPQTLYKELLITQVQSGDPSGGPQQEKEIVQSFRIAPRVTDPPQGLLSDKAEEGRPGAVVELQLSLSRDGPEGTGAAGILPGAETRNSPASDPILQQGAGAKIPASPRGEREGPPQWSGRVIQIAGGKEFQGIQGAEAEAPRFSRVEVILDCSAREKAEGTRSQAGKGSVDSQVEGGQSEAPPSLVSFAVSSEGTEQGEDLHSERNHTRPHKHRARHARLRRSESQSEKQVKEAKSKCKSIALLLTAAPNPNSKGVLMFKKRRQRARKYTLVSYGTGELEREEDEEEGDAGAEAFEVTFLGTSESEVDEELPSDTDNEAQIVTFDWDSGLGDIEKKLKSGGDMQTLPDSTGKGAVMFAKRRERMDQITAEQEGPRPGKEREAARSEATRTVTSYQRTEEEVTRSQSFTSKSSVELSRGPSQTVQHNGFAGAAEAQRGAASNRTAKPFPGSAGRAAAAPFSPTRSVASPLSDFPAPPPYSAITPPPDTFPTGAWSPGAGPAPPASWTAPAPWTPYEPSERIASRDERIAVPAKRTGILQEAKRRSGTKPMFTFKDPPKVSPNPELLSLVQNVEGKRGPGAGFESGPEEDYLSLGAEACNFMQTHASKQKTPPPVAPKPSAKASPSQPGAPASPVWAPSAAPSGQPPVFPAAPPAQGPATSPVKVAHPPYRPPSTLNVTGPFRGPQAAVAGQNNPPKTTPSPAAGSAAQVGLAAQLPGMSGKGAQLFAKRQSRMEKYVVDSETVQAHRARAPSPTPSLPASWKYSSNVRAPPPVAYNPIYSPSYPLAAIKSQAPAASKATPKKAKKPLNALEVMKHQPYQLNASLFTFQPPGAKDGPAAKPPAKLDPPPGAKQGLPPRPADAGSPVTYRVSSVYSVPAYGSQPPFHPEAVSPASASPGPVGGPSSPKQESATASYFVAPRPKFSAKRGGVTAQEGGRSFSLPGRPVALVLSPTSPLVFQPDPGPEKTSKRLTPWEAAAKSPLGLVDDAFGPRNIQESIVANVVSAARRKTMPEPPEYWKQRVSYPPQVLKATLGRRQSSSVSAPKSNMTVPLASLPYGSQFSFAYCRTDPNLVALESRSDYCVSLGDCNYNPHPRGWRHQT